CTTCGCTTCACCGCTTAGGATGATCGGGGAGCTGGCCCCTGCCCGACCCGGCCCCAGCCAGAAGCCTCACTCCCGATGGGAGTCCCCAGCCAGCTCCCCTTGCTTTTCCTTACCCAGGTTTTGCAGCCCGTTTGCGTCTTTCGCCGCGATGTGTCCGGCCCCCCCGGTCGCGGGCGCTCCCCTCTACCGGTCGGACGTCCATGGAGAAGTCGCACGCGCGGACACTATGCGTCAAGGCGCCAAGCGAGACGCGATCCGCGTACCGTGCCCTCGTTGCGACATTTTGAAGGGTGATCCCGCCCGAGACCTCGATTCTCACCTTCGGGAATGCTTTCTTCAGTCGTCGGGCAACGGAGGCGCCCATGGCCGGTCCCATGTTGTCGAGCAGGATCCACTCCGCGCCCGCGCCGGCCGCCTCCATCGCCTCGTCGAGGTCACGCGCCTCCGCTTCAACGTTCGATCCAGGGTGGCGCCTTTTGGCGCGTCGCACGGCCACCCCTATGCCGCCAGCGATGTCCGCGTGGTTCTCCTTGACGAGTATCGCGGCGGAAAGGTCGAAGCGATGGCTTTTTCCGCCGCCCAGTTCGACGGCCCTTTTCTCGAACCACCGAAAGCCCGGCGTGGTCTTACGTGTGGCCGCGACCTCCACATGCGGGTTCGCGGCGCGCACCTTCGCGACCGCTTTCCTCGTCGCAGTTGCTATCCCGCTCATCCGCATCACGATGTTGAGGGCCAGTCGTTCGCATAGGAGGAGTGCTGCCGCGTCTCCCGTCGCTTCGAGCACCTTCGTGCCTGGGGACACGCGGCTACCGTCACGGACCGTCCTTTTGACGCGGCATCGGCGCAGCCGGAAAAGCGCCGCGGCCTCTTCCAGGCCGGCCACGACACACGCTTCGTTCGCCCGTAGGGCGGCCTGCGCGGCTGTACGCCCCAAGACGGCCTTGGTCGTGACGTCCCCGCGGGGGGCGTCTTCCTCAAGGAAACGTCGGAGGTCCCGTAAGACGCGGCTCCCGTCGCGTTTCGTCACGATTGGCCAAAGCGGGGCGCCGATATCAAGTATCCCAAGCCGCGCCCGCGGTGCGTGAGGAGGGGTTTTCCGTCATCCCTTCGGCCACATTTCGAGGTACGTCCGAGAAGCCTCATAACCGGCGAGAGGGGCTGTAGCGGCGGGATACGGATGAAAATACTGAGCGCGATGCTAATGACGCTTTTGATGGCGCTGGCGGCCTTTGCCCCGTTGGGCGCCCCCAAGCCATCGGCGAGCGAGGCGACCGACAAGTTGGTCCTCTCCAACGAATCCATCACGGTCCACTTCCAGGGCAAGAAGCCCATGATGGACGTGTATGCGACGGGAAACGAGTCGCGCGGGTTCAAGATCTTCCTCCAACGATTGGTGGAACTCGCACCGGGCGACACGCAAGGCGGCCAGGACGTCGCTTCCTTGAACCTTGTCGCTGCCCGTAACTGGACAATCACGGACACGGAGGACGCCGACGGGGTGCACGTGACCTTCAAGATCGTTGCACCTGTGGAGACGAAGGCCGCCGGTCGGGACCAGATCCCGATGCCGCCGGAGGCCGACAACCTGACGGGAAACCTCACGGGGAACGTTTCCGTCCAATCCGGCGAGAACGCGTCGGTATCCATCGTGTTCCACATCTACACGGTCCCGAAGACCGTTGTGCTCGGCAACGAGACGTTCGAGGTGCAGACCCACGAAGTCAAGTTCGACCTCCTAGTGGAGAAATGGCCGTGGAGCGTCAGGACGGACGTTTTGGGGCTCGAATTCATCGTCGCCCAACGCGGCGGTGGAAATGCCTCAAGCGGAACGAATGCGAGCCTCGGCGATTCCCACGTGAACGTCACGGAATCGAACGCCACAGGCAACGCCACAACGATCGGGTGGCTCCGCTGGGCGGACACCGCAAGCGCCTCCACCGGCGGCAACGTCACGAACGTCACCGTAAGGGCCGTGAAGCCGGGCGGAATGCAGGGCGGCGCCCAAAGCGGCTCCAAGTACTGGCTCGTGTACGAAGCGCCCGGATTCGACAACCTCACGCACGACCCCTCCATAGGCGTCGTCCCAGAATCGGTCGCGGGCTCGCTTCCCCCATTGGGGACGCCAGGCCCGGGCCTCATCCCACTCGTGACCGTCGGGGCCTTGGCCGCCATAGCCGTGCGCCATCGGCAAAGGAGACCATAGGCCCTGACGTCACGAAACAAGCGCGCGCCGGCGGCAGCGGCCTCGTTGGAGCCTCCTCTCCTTCTGCCGCCGGCGCCTCTTTGTCCTCCCATCCGAGATGGTCGCGCCGTAGGACGGGGCGCAAAGCGAAGGAAGTGGGATAGGCCCGCTTGCGTCTTGCGCCTTCAAGGGCGCCTCGCCAATCCACGGGCAAACGGTTAAGGAGAACCTTCCACCTCACAAGGCCCGTGCGCATACTCGTGCTCGGATGCGGTGCCATAGGGGCGATGCTCGCCCGGGAAGCATCGAAGCTTCCCGCCATCCAGGCCATTTGGCTGTTCGATCAAGAACCGAAGCGGGCCGGCGGACTTGCCGAGACGCTTCCCAAGACGCGAGAGGCGAAGATATTCAAGGAGGCCCTGCGCGAGGTCGACCTCGTCGTGGAAGCTGCCTCGCAGGAGGCCGTCGCCGCCTACGGGCCGACGGTCATCGGTTCCGGCAAGGACATGATGATCCTTTCCGTCGGCGCCCTTGCCGACGCGAAACTGGAATCGACCCTCAACGCCCTGTCCGCGACATGCGGTGGTCGCCTTTACATCCCGTCCGGGGCCCTCGCTGGGCTCGATGCTCTGAAATCCGCAAGTGTCGGCGAGCTGCGGGAGGTGCATCTTCGGACGCGCAAACCGCCCGCTTCGTTAGGCCTGACCGGCGTCGAAGCCGCCAAAGTGATCTATACAGGGACCGCGCGGGAGGCCGTCAAGAAGTACCCGAAGAACGTGAACGTCGCAGCGGCGCTATCCCTCGCCGGCATCGGCTTCGACCGGACACAGGTCTCCATCATCGCCGACCCAGCGGTGCGGCGAAACACGCACGTGATTACCGTCGAGGGCGATTTTGGGAGGATGGAACTCACAATAGAGAACGAGCCGCACCCCGGCAACCCCAGGACGAGCAAGTTGGCCGCGTACAGCGCCATCGCCCTGTTGAGGCAGCTTGCCGGGGGAAAGCGCGTCGGGACGTGAGGCGCGCAATTTTCATCGCGTAGGGACGAGCGTCGCAAGAGCGCTTCAAAGGCAAGATGGGCGCGGGGGGGACGGGTCCGCCGCTGGCCTCCGTTCAGGCGCTCAATTCCAACATCCTGTCGATGCACCGCTTTGCCCTTACGCGCACGTCGTCTGCGACCTCGATCGTCTGCTCCGGTTCCGGCGCTTCGAGCGCCTTCGCCACAGCCCGGAGATCCGTCATCTTCATGTACGGGCAGAGTCCGCACCCTCCGATGAACTCCTTCTCCGGGACCTCGACTCGCATGCGGTCCGAGAGGCCGCATTCGGTGACCAAGAGAAACTCCTGTGCCGCACTCTCTTTCACGTAGCGTATCATGTCGCCCGTGCCGCCGGTCATGTCGGCGTTGGCGACGACATCGGGCGGCGACTCGGTGTGGACGAGGATTTTCACGTCGGGGTGGGCCTCACGGTGCGCCTTCATCGCCTCGCCGGTGAAGCGTTCGTGGACGATGCACGTGCCGTTCCAGGGGATTATCTCCTTGCCGGTGTCTGGCGCGAGGTTCGCGGCCATGTACTTGTCGGGGAGGAAAACGATTCTTCTCTGCGGCAGGCGTGTGATCACCTTGACGGCGTTCGCCGACGTGACGCACGCGTCGCACTCCGCCTTGACTTCGGCCGTGGTGTTGATGTAGCAGACGAAGGCCGCGTCGGGGTATTGCTGGCGCAGCGCCCGCACGTCGGCCCCCGTGATCGAATCGGCGAGCGAGCAGCCGGCGCCAGGCGCAGGAAGGAGCACCGTCTTCGTGGGGTTGAGTATCTTCGCTGTCTCAGCCATGAACCGCACGCCGCAGAAGACGATGATGTCCGCGTCCGTCTTCGCGGCGTACTTCGAAAGGCCGAGCGAATCGTCGGTGTAGTCCGCCACACCATAGATGATGTCCGGGGTCTGATATGAGTGCGCGACTATCACGGCGTTCTTCTCGCGCTTCAAGGCATTGATCCTTAGCGTGAGCGGCGCGATCATCCGGCACTCCGGCTCGCCCCAGCCGACGTTGCCCATCTTCGCGTATAGGCGGCCCGCCTCGGCGGCGACCTGTTCGCTTGTGGCTGCGGTCATCTCCACTGAATATTCAATGCCGTCGCGTATTTAACCGTTCATCTGTGGAAGTACCGATTCAGCGCCTTGCCATCGTCCGTTTCCACCTTCCGGTTTATTAGGCAGCCTCGCTTTCCCACGCCACCCATGTTCGACATCATGAAGCGAGACGTCTTGGGCCGCCTCGGCCGCATGAAGACGGCGCGCGGGACGGTCACCACACCGACGCTTCTCCCGGTCATCAATCCGAACAAGCCCACGATCCCCGTTTCGGAGATGAAGCGCCGCTTCGGCGTCGAGATGGTGATCACGAATTCATACATCATCAGGAAATCGCACCCTCTCACGGAGGCCGCGTTGAAACGCGGAGTCGCGGCAGCGATCGGTTTCGACGGCCCGGTGATGACTGATAGCGGCACGTTCCAAAGCTACATCTACGGCGACGTCGAGGTGGACAACAGGACCATCGTGGGTTTCCAGCGCGACATCCGAAGCGACATCGGCACGACGCTCGACATCTTCACGCTGCCAGATACGCCGCTCGACGAGGCGCGGCGGCAGATGGAGGAGACGTTGAAGAGGGCGGAGGAGGGCGCTTCCCTCAAGGGCGAGATGCTTCTCGCGGCGACCGTCCAAGGCGGCACCCACCCGGAGCTACGCGCCGAATGCGCGCGGCGGCTTCAAACGATCGTGGCGGACGTACACCCGATCGGCGGCGTCGTGCCCATGATGGAGGCCCAACGCTATCGGGAACTCGTCCAGGCGATAATCGCGTCAAAGCGCGAACTCGACCCGTCCCGCCCGGTGCATCTATTCGGCGCGGGCCACCCGATGATGCTTCCCATGGCCGTGCTTCTTGGGTGCGACCTCTTCGATTCCGCGGCTTACGCGAAATACGCGGAGGACGACCGCCTCATATTCTCCGACGGGACCCATCATCTGGAGGATCTCGAGGAGTTGGCTTGCAGTTGCACTACTTGTGCCTCGACGACGCCGGCAGCGTTGAAGCGCATGCCCAAAGACGAGCGCACTCGTCTCCTCGCGGAGCACAACCTGCACGTCACGATGAGTGAGGTGCGCGGTGTCCGCCAAGCGATACGGGAGGGGCGCCTCTGGGAGCTCGCGGAGGAACGCGCCCGTGTCCACCCGTCGCTTCTGTCAGGATTTCGCGAGATACGCAAGCACGCCGATTGGCTTGCCGACGAATCGCCGCGCCGCTGGAAGGGGTCGTTCCTTTACGTGGGCCCCGATTCGCTCCACCGGCCGGAAGCGAGACTCTACCGTCGACGCCTCATGGAGGAATTCGATACCCGAGGCCGGACCGAGATGCTTCTCCTTCCCCGGCGCACGACCCCGTACACAAAGCATTTCGGAGGTCTTGTCGCCAATCTCGATTGGACCAAGACCATCCCCGCCGTACAGACGATGTTCGGCCCCGTCCCGCTCGAACTCGACGAGACCTTCCCCCTCGCCCAATGCGCCGAGCCAGACGAGCTCGAATACGAGGCGGCGGAAGGCGCATGGAACGTCCTCACGGAATTCTCGCCGAAGCGCGGCGTGGCCGTGGGACGCTACGATGAGGAACGCGATGGTCATCTCCTATCAGGCACATACGCGGAAAGCGACGCCTTCGACACGTTGAGGCTCAAAGCCGTCGCCGACATGCAGTTGGGGCGAGGCGCGGGCGAGGCGATGTTCGCGGGGGCCCTTCGGATCGTGCGCTCCAAGAACACAGGGAAGATCAGGAACGTCTACGACGGGGCGGAATTCATCGCATCGGTACGCGCGGCCGACGGGTTCCTGAACCTCCACCTCGCGGGAGCGCAACGCCTCATCAAGCGTTTTCCCCCGTCCGCGAATCGGATCATGGTGAACGCGGACAGCGTGGAGTTCAACGAGAAGGGGAAGAGCGTCTTCGCGCATTTCGTGACGGGCATAGACCCGGGCCTTGCGCCGGGCGATGAGGTCATCGTCGTCGGACCCGGGGATCGGCTTGTCGCGGTGGGCGAGTTGACGTTGAGCCCGCGCGAATTAAGGTTTTTCAAGAAAGGCATGGCGGTGAAGGTGCGAGAGGGCGCTGCCCAATCGAACCCCGGCGCCGAGGAAGACGTGTGATCGCGACGGGACCCGCCGACGATTGCAGCGTCATTGGGTTTCCCAGCCGACAGGTCGACACCCGGATCCACAAGGCCTTTTGCAGACAATCTCGGGACCGTGTTTCAGGCCGAGCGCACGATCGCGTCAGCCCAATCAAGTATCCGCCTCGCACGCTTCCGCGCGATCTCTGCGTCCGGGCGGTCGATGAGCCTCGCATCGTACGCGACGATGTTCTTCATCTCAAGGACGCGAGCGGCCGCCTTGATGGTCGCGGTAAGGCCGTCTACCTTCGTCTGTCGCACAAGGTCCAAGACGTCGCGATGATCCTCGCCGCGCGACCGCAATCCGAGCCGTGCGGTCGTGACCGCGTCGAAGGCCGAGATGACGCAATGCTCGGCCCCGAGCCCAACGCCGTCCCAGTCGCCCGCTTCCCAAGCGAAGTCCATGAGCCGGGCGAATTCATGGGCCTTCTTTAGATACCCGCCGGCAACGGCCGGAGAGACGGTCTCTGTCCTCATTTCGTCCGGTCAAGTAACACCACTCCTTCCCTTTCGACATTGACCAATAGGGTTGGCCGATTCTTTCGGCGCGCCTCCTCGGCGGAATAGACGATGGGCGCGAGGCTGTTCCCGAAAGAACGCGACACGCGCTCGAGCAGGCGATCAAGCCTTTGGCGAACGGCCTCGACCGATCGCTCGTCCCGGGCGATGACGAGGAGATCGATGTCGCTTCCGGCCCGCTCGTCCCCTCGTGCCACGGACCCAAAAAGCACGGCCTTGATGACGCGCTCGTCGGGCCCCAGCTCCCTTACGATCTCGGTGCAGAGCGCCTTCAAGGTGCCTTCCTCTGCCAAGAAGGCGGCCCGCAGCGGCTTCGTGAGATAATGCGCGCCCTTCCACTTCCAGACCTGGGCCCGGCCCACGACGCGCCTCTCCACGAGTCCATTGTCCTCGAAGCGGCGCAACTCCCGGATCGCGTTCGCGGGCGACGTCTTGGATCTAATGGCGACCTCCCGGCCCGTGAATTCGCTTCCCACGTTGCCGACGAGGAGGCGCGCGACGCGTAGCGCCGTGCGGTTCACGAGTATGCCGTCAAGCGAGGAATGGAAACGCATGTTTCGAAATCGAAACATATAGGAAGGAATCGGAACATAAGCTTTTCTCCGCCCCGGCGCGTAGCGGGCGCTCACAGGCTCGACATGTCGACCCCCTCGCCTACGCCCGCAATCCACGGTCGAGGTAGATCACGCTAGGCGGCACCGGGATCGTCCGGAGCACGTCTCGACACGTCCTGACCGGGGATGATCTCCTAGTGGAAGAAACAGTCTCGAACGACCACCTTGGAAAGATACGCAGCGGTTTCCTTGAGATGGGGACCATCCCCAAGCACGGGGATCCCGAGCGGGTAAAGCGCGTCCTCGCAGGGCTCGAAAGGGCGAAGCGGGACGAAGGTTGGTTGTCTGAGGCCGGGAATTAGGGCGTTTCGCCACCAGACAGGCTACAACGCCACGCCCTAGGGGTTTCCGCCTTCTTTCAACGCCTTCTCGACCCGCTCCGCCATCTTCGGCCGGAGGCTTACGAAGATCCCGCCTTCGGCCGAACCTGCGAACGAGTGTTCTCCTTTGAGAATTATCTTGCCAAGCACCGGGTGCGCGATGTCGAGGTGCATCTCGGCGCTTTTGCCATCCGTGTCAGGGTAGTGGATCGACACTTCGGCCCCCTTGAGGACCTCGCGCCGACCGGTCGCCTCGACTCCCTCCTTCTTGCCGGCGGGTGCGGCGTCTCCCATACTAGGCGGCCCCGTTCTTCAAGTCGCCGAGTGTCACGCTTCTCTCGGCAAACGCATTGTGCTTGTGGATCGATTCCTCGCTCTCGCAGCGTGCCACAAGGATCGTGTCGTCGGGAAGGTGACCGTGTTTCTTCGCGAACTCCGTGAGCACCTCACGGACGATGTCCTCGACGAACAGGGGTCTCCCGTGGGCCTGAAGGACAAGCTTAGCTTCGTCCCCGCGCTTCAACACTTCGAACGTGGGCGCCGATTGGCAGCTTTCCACAAGTTCGATGAGTTCGTCCGCATCAATCGCGTCCAACTGATGCGTCTCCACTTCGAGTGTCGTGCGGTTGCGCTGATTATGCGTCGGACCCGGCGCTTCCTTCGGCATCTTGCGCGTCTCGGGCCACGCCTCGCCCATGAGCTCACGCACCGTCTGCATGGCGCATGGGCACGCGTTCATCCCCACGACCTCCACGCCGATGGTTCTCCACGTCTTTTTTCCGCGGATAGCCACCGCCCGGGCGCCAAGGGCGTAGGGTTCGTAGAGCGAGAGGCCGGAGGGGTTGCGGCGTTTCATGAAATAATCCGTGAGCATCCGTACTTCGGCGACCGTCGCGTAGCCGTGTTTCTGGAGAAGGTCTTCGGCGATCGCACCCGCGAGGCCTTCGAGGCTCTGCGAGGGGTCGCGAACGAGTTTTTCGAGGGTCTCGTTCACCGCCTCGAGGTTACGCGACATGTGTATGCCGCGTTGGGTCCCCGGAAGGTCCACGAAGGCGTCGATGGTCGGCGTGAAGACCGTGTAGTCGCGTTTTCCCGGCCGAAGCACCCGCACGAGTTTCTTGACCCCTGTGACGCCGACACGGGTCAGTTTCAACTCGTGGTTCGCTCGTAGCGCTTGGACGTCCGGAAGGAGGACCATGGGGACAGGCCTCTATTAGCGACGTCTCCTTTAGACTTTCGGGGGGAAGTCACCCCGAAACAACCGCGACGACCCGTGCCCCGACGGGTGGCCGACCCCGACGGACCGGGCACAAACCCTATAAACCGCGTCCCTTGTTGGCGACTCGTGCAACTTCGGATCGACGGTTGGCGTAGCGGCGTGCGCTTCGCTGCGTCCCACATCATCCCCCGGCACGAGACGTGCGGGCGACTCCACGGGCACACATACGCGCTCCACGTGATGCTCGAAGGCGAGCCGGGGCCCGACGGCTTCATCATGGACTTCAACATCGTGAAGGCGGCG
This genomic stretch from Euryarchaeota archaeon harbors:
- the nadC gene encoding carboxylating nicotinate-nucleotide diphosphorylase, giving the protein MTKRDGSRVLRDLRRFLEEDAPRGDVTTKAVLGRTAAQAALRANEACVVAGLEEAAALFRLRRCRVKRTVRDGSRVSPGTKVLEATGDAAALLLCERLALNIVMRMSGIATATRKAVAKVRAANPHVEVAATRKTTPGFRWFEKRAVELGGGKSHRFDLSAAILVKENHADIAGGIGVAVRRAKRRHPGSNVEAEARDLDEAMEAAGAGAEWILLDNMGPAMGASVARRLKKAFPKVRIEVSGGITLQNVATRARYADRVSLGALTHSVRACDFSMDVRPVEGSARDRGGRTHRGERRKRAAKPG
- the nadX gene encoding aspartate dehydrogenase, which translates into the protein MRILVLGCGAIGAMLAREASKLPAIQAIWLFDQEPKRAGGLAETLPKTREAKIFKEALREVDLVVEAASQEAVAAYGPTVIGSGKDMMILSVGALADAKLESTLNALSATCGGRLYIPSGALAGLDALKSASVGELREVHLRTRKPPASLGLTGVEAAKVIYTGTAREAVKKYPKNVNVAAALSLAGIGFDRTQVSIIADPAVRRNTHVITVEGDFGRMELTIENEPHPGNPRTSKLAAYSAIALLRQLAGGKRVGT
- the nadA gene encoding quinolinate synthase NadA, with product MTAATSEQVAAEAGRLYAKMGNVGWGEPECRMIAPLTLRINALKREKNAVIVAHSYQTPDIIYGVADYTDDSLGLSKYAAKTDADIIVFCGVRFMAETAKILNPTKTVLLPAPGAGCSLADSITGADVRALRQQYPDAAFVCYINTTAEVKAECDACVTSANAVKVITRLPQRRIVFLPDKYMAANLAPDTGKEIIPWNGTCIVHERFTGEAMKAHREAHPDVKILVHTESPPDVVANADMTGGTGDMIRYVKESAAQEFLLVTECGLSDRMRVEVPEKEFIGGCGLCPYMKMTDLRAVAKALEAPEPEQTIEVADDVRVRAKRCIDRMLELSA
- the tgtA gene encoding tRNA guanosine(15) transglycosylase TgtA, producing MFDIMKRDVLGRLGRMKTARGTVTTPTLLPVINPNKPTIPVSEMKRRFGVEMVITNSYIIRKSHPLTEAALKRGVAAAIGFDGPVMTDSGTFQSYIYGDVEVDNRTIVGFQRDIRSDIGTTLDIFTLPDTPLDEARRQMEETLKRAEEGASLKGEMLLAATVQGGTHPELRAECARRLQTIVADVHPIGGVVPMMEAQRYRELVQAIIASKRELDPSRPVHLFGAGHPMMLPMAVLLGCDLFDSAAYAKYAEDDRLIFSDGTHHLEDLEELACSCTTCASTTPAALKRMPKDERTRLLAEHNLHVTMSEVRGVRQAIREGRLWELAEERARVHPSLLSGFREIRKHADWLADESPRRWKGSFLYVGPDSLHRPEARLYRRRLMEEFDTRGRTEMLLLPRRTTPYTKHFGGLVANLDWTKTIPAVQTMFGPVPLELDETFPLAQCAEPDELEYEAAEGAWNVLTEFSPKRGVAVGRYDEERDGHLLSGTYAESDAFDTLRLKAVADMQLGRGAGEAMFAGALRIVRSKNTGKIRNVYDGAEFIASVRAADGFLNLHLAGAQRLIKRFPPSANRIMVNADSVEFNEKGKSVFAHFVTGIDPGLAPGDEVIVVGPGDRLVAVGELTLSPRELRFFKKGMAVKVREGAAQSNPGAEEDV
- a CDS encoding nucleotidyltransferase domain-containing protein; this translates as MFRFRNMRFHSSLDGILVNRTALRVARLLVGNVGSEFTGREVAIRSKTSPANAIRELRRFEDNGLVERRVVGRAQVWKWKGAHYLTKPLRAAFLAEEGTLKALCTEIVRELGPDERVIKAVLFGSVARGDERAGSDIDLLVIARDERSVEAVRQRLDRLLERVSRSFGNSLAPIVYSAEEARRKNRPTLLVNVEREGVVLLDRTK
- a CDS encoding GTP cyclohydrolase I FolE2, with protein sequence MVLLPDVQALRANHELKLTRVGVTGVKKLVRVLRPGKRDYTVFTPTIDAFVDLPGTQRGIHMSRNLEAVNETLEKLVRDPSQSLEGLAGAIAEDLLQKHGYATVAEVRMLTDYFMKRRNPSGLSLYEPYALGARAVAIRGKKTWRTIGVEVVGMNACPCAMQTVRELMGEAWPETRKMPKEAPGPTHNQRNRTTLEVETHQLDAIDADELIELVESCQSAPTFEVLKRGDEAKLVLQAHGRPLFVEDIVREVLTEFAKKHGHLPDDTILVARCESEESIHKHNAFAERSVTLGDLKNGAA